A stretch of DNA from Methanogenium sp. S4BF:
AGTCACCCCGCATTCCCGGAGCGTGTCCACCTGATCCTTCATCAGGGCGATCAGCGGTGATATGACGACTGTCATACCGCCGGAGAGCAGTGCCGGTATCTGGTAGCAGAGGGATTTTCCCCCGCCGGTTGCAATCACGCCCAAGACGTCCTCCCCGTCTGCAAGGGCACGGATGATCTCCTCCTGATATGGGTACAGGGAGTTGTATCCGAAGTACTGCCTCAGGACTGTGGTGGCATCAGAAAGCGGCATGGAATATATTCAGATCAAGTATGGCAGAAGAGCGGGTTATGGGTTGTGATGCAGGTCGGATGCCCGGGAGACAGGATGAGGGAACCCTCATCCTGATGAAGGGATGTGCAGTTTGAACGTGTTCGGGACTTTGTGAAGCTTCCCTTAACAGCAGCCGCCACCGTCGTGGCTGTGGCCGGCACAGGCGCCTGAGGGATCCATCTCCCCGAGTCTTCCGTCTTTCAGTGCCTGAACATTATCTCCGACTGTGCCGGGTATGGCGCAGTATACTTTTATTCCTGCACCGTTGAGGCTCATAATGGCCCCCCTGCCGATTCCGCCGACAAGAACTGCATCAACAGAATGTTCTGCCAGTTCCCCTGCCGGTGCGCAGCCTCCCTGGCCGTGGGTAGAGCTTGTAGGTGGTACCTGTGCGCATTCTC
This window harbors:
- a CDS encoding NifB/NifX family molybdenum-iron cluster-binding protein; the protein is MKLCIPISEDKGLESIPYGHFGSAPAFLLVETETGECAQVPPTSSTHGQGGCAPAGELAEHSVDAVLVGGIGRGAIMSLNGAGIKVYCAIPGTVGDNVQALKDGRLGEMDPSGACAGHSHDGGGCC